One Planctomycetota bacterium genomic window carries:
- a CDS encoding EamA family transporter, whose product MELVPLLIVLLSAVGHAMWNFFAKQSQHKLAFIWGLYALGAVFFLPLYLVQGLDARLGVEAWVCIVASAAAKAVYVIFLAEALHTCDLSLAYPLSRIAPAIVPFWAMAFLGERLSWLGGLGIGVVCVSIVAIHLQGAGIQHMLRVHHSFLTRGTAFALAAALMVSAYSIIDKLAMSRYADPIPFNYIHWVVTVVMLTPYVAWRCGVRDVAALFRSEWLPLTISGFLDFGAYVLVLYVMESSKVSYIVAARQLSQIVAIVLGTAVLKERCGGIRIFAGALILIGITLIGLAK is encoded by the coding sequence ATGGAACTCGTTCCCCTCCTCATCGTGCTGCTGTCGGCCGTCGGGCACGCGATGTGGAACTTCTTCGCCAAGCAGTCGCAGCACAAGCTGGCCTTCATCTGGGGCCTGTACGCGCTCGGCGCGGTCTTCTTCCTCCCGCTGTACCTGGTGCAGGGGCTGGATGCGCGGCTCGGCGTCGAGGCGTGGGTGTGCATTGTGGCCTCGGCCGCGGCCAAGGCGGTCTACGTGATTTTCCTGGCCGAGGCGCTGCACACGTGCGACCTGTCGCTCGCCTATCCCCTGAGCCGCATCGCCCCGGCCATCGTGCCGTTCTGGGCCATGGCCTTCCTGGGCGAGCGCCTCTCGTGGCTGGGCGGGCTGGGCATCGGGGTCGTGTGCGTGTCCATCGTGGCCATTCACCTCCAGGGCGCCGGCATCCAGCACATGCTGCGCGTGCACCACTCGTTCCTGACGCGCGGCACAGCCTTCGCCCTGGCGGCTGCCCTGATGGTGTCGGCCTACTCGATCATTGATAAGCTGGCGATGAGCCGTTACGCCGACCCGATCCCGTTCAACTACATCCACTGGGTGGTCACGGTGGTGATGCTCACGCCCTACGTGGCGTGGCGGTGCGGGGTGCGCGACGTGGCGGCGCTCTTCCGCAGCGAGTGGCTGCCGCTCACTATCTCGGGTTTCCTGGATTTCGGGGCCTACGTGCTGGTGCTCTACGTGATGGAGTCCAGCAAGGTGAGCTACATCGTGGCCGCGCGGCAGCTCAGCCAGATCGTGGCCATCGTGCTCGGTACGGCGGTGCTCAAGGAGCGCTGCGGCGGCATCCGCATCTTCGCCGGCGCCCTCATCCTCATCGGCATCACCCTCATCGGCCTGGCGAAGTGA